From one Catharus ustulatus isolate bCatUst1 chromosome 1, bCatUst1.pri.v2, whole genome shotgun sequence genomic stretch:
- the NOS3 gene encoding nitric oxide synthase, endothelial, with product MARDFITQYYVSLRRENSPAHTQRLREVAADIAASGSYRLREPELTFGAKQAWRNAARCVGRIQWNKLQVFDARDCAGLGEMFSLLCSHIQFATNRGNIRSAITIFPPRAPGRGDFRIWNPQLIRYAGYRQPDGSVRGDPANVDITELCIQHGWTPGGGRFDVLPLLLQSPDESPELFPLPPELVLEVPLHHPTLEWFSELGLRWHALPAVANLLLEIGGLEFPAAPFNGWYMGTEIGSRNLCDRHRYDVLPEVAQRMGLDTGTSSSLWKDRAAVEVNVAVLHSFQVAQVTIVDHHAATESFMKHLAAEGRARGGCPADWAWIVPPLSGSLTPVFHQEMVNYHLSPTFRYQPDAWKVYVSKGTTVTRRKTFKEVANAVKISAKLMGHVMARRVKATILYATETGKSRTYAWNLCQLFRRAFDPKVLCMDEYDVVALEHETLVLVVTSTFGNGDPPECAESFSKALMEMTSPYTGTSQAEPPMSYKLRFNSVSQSDQLVSSWKKKRRQLSNTDSAGTLGALRFAVFGLGSRAYPHFCAFARAVDTRLEELGGERVLPLGEGDELCAQEESFRTWARQVFQAACETFCVGDGAGGAEELFAPPQGWKRQRHRLVPQPQAIETLAGLSQLHKRQVFPCSVLSVENLQSEESSRQTLLVRVSCAEQAGLRHLPGDHLGVFPANREELVREVLERVEDPPPPEQPLAMESRDGDPAGGSSPGPRWVLQPRLPPCTLAQALTFYLDVATPPTPQFLQLLGSLAQDPAERERLQRLAQDARLYEEWKWFRCPTLPEVLAEFPSVALPAALLLSQLPLLQPRYYSISSAPGAHPGEIHLTVAVVTYHSENGQGPLHYGVCSTWLARLQPGDTVPAFIRGAPSFRLPPTPDTPCILVGPGTGVAPFRSFWQHRLQLLRAGGGPLGPMVLVFGCRSSALDHIYREEMEQAREQGALSQVLTAFSREPGTPKTYVQDVLRAQLAAEVHQVLCQHGGHMYVCGDVTMATEVLQTVQHILAQEGDMTLGQAGDFISELRDKNRYHEDIFGLTFRTQEVALRIRSQSFSLQERRPPGPP from the exons atggcCCGGGACTTCATCACCCAGTACTACGTGTCCCTGCGGCG GGAGAACTCGCCGGCACACACGCAGCGGCTGCGGGAGGTGGCCGCGGACATCGCGGCCTCGGGCTCGTACCGGCTCCGGGAGCCCGAGCTGACCTTCGGTGCCAAGCAGGCGTGGCGGAACGCGGCGCGCTGCGTCGGCCGCATCCAGTGGAACAAGCTGCAG GTGTTTGATGCCCGGGACTGCGCGGGGCTGGGGGAAATGttcagcctgctctgctcccacatcCAGTTCGCCACCAACCGCGGCAATATCCG GTCTGCCATCACCATCTTCCCCCCGCGGGCTCCGGGGCGCGGCGATTTCCGCATCTGGAACCCGCAGCTGATCCGCTACGCGGGGTACCGCCAGCCCGACGGTTCCGTGCGGGGCGACCCTGCCAATGTGGACATCACCGAG ctctgcatccaGCACGGATGGACCCCGGGCGGGGGGCGGTTCGAtgtgctgccgctgctgctgcagagccccgACGAGTCCCCCGAGCTGTTCCCGCTGCCCCCGGAGCTGGTCCTCGAGGTGCCGCTGCACCACCCGAC gctGGAGTGGTTCTCGGAGCTGGGGCTGCGCTGGCACGCTCTGCCCGCCGTGGCCAACCTGCTGCTGGAGATCGGGGGGCTGGAGTTCCCCGCGGCGCCCTTCAACGGGTGGTACATGGGCACCGAGATCGGCTCCCGCAACCTCTGCGACCGCCACCGCTACGACGTGCTGCCC GAGGTGGCCCAGCGCATGGGGCTGGACACAGGAACCAGCTCATCCCTCTGGAAGGACCGGGCTGCCGTGGAGGTGAACGTGGCCGTGCTGCACAGCTTCCAG GTGGCCCAGGTGACCATCGTGGATCACCACGCCGCCACCGAGTCCTTCATGAAGCACCTGGCGGCAgaggggcgggcgcggggcggctgTCCCGCGGACTGGGCCTGGATCGTGCCCCCCCTCTCGGGCAGCCTCACACCCGTGTTCCACCAGGAGATGGTCAACTACCACCTGAGCCCCACCTTCCGCTACCAG CCGGACGCCTGGAAGGTTTACGTGTCCAAAGGCACCACGGTCACCCGGAGAAAGACCTTCAAGGAGGTGGCCAA CGCTGTCAAGATCTCAGCCAAGCTGATGGGACACGTGATGGCGCGACGGGTCAAGGCCACCATCCTCTACGCCACGGAGACCGGGAAGTCACGGACGTACGCCTGGAACCTGTGCCAGCTCTTCCGCAGGGCCTTTGACCCCAAG GTGCTGTGCATGGATGAGTATGATGTGGTGGCCCTGGAGCACGAGACCCTGGTCTTGGTGGTCACCAGCACATTTGGGAATGGGGACCCTCCAGAATGTGCTGAG AGCTTCTCCAAGGCACTGATGGAGATGACATCGCCGTACACTGGCACCTCCCAGGCGGAGCCACCCAT GAGCTACAAGCTGCGGTTCAACAGCGTCTCCCAGTCCGACCAGCTCGTGTCCTCCTGGAAGAAGAAGCGGCGGCAGCTGAGCAACACAGACAGCGCAGGAACCTTGGGAGCCCTGCG gTTCGCAGTGTTCGGACTGGGGTCCCGGGCGTACCCCCACTTCTGTGCCTTTGCGCGGGCCGTGGACACgcggctggaggagctggggggcGAGCGGGTGCTGCCCCTGGGCGAGGGCGATGAGCTGTGCGCCCAGGAGGAGTCGTTCCGCACCTGGGCGCGCCAGGTGTTCCAG GCTGCCTGCGAGACGTTCTGCGTGGGGgacggggcggggggcgccgaGGAGCTGTTCGCCCCGCCCCAGGGCTGGAAGCGCCAGAGGCACCGGCTggtgccacagccccaggccatCGAGACTCTGGCCG GACTGTCCCAGCTGCACAAGCGCCAGGTGTTCCCCTGCTCGGTGCTGTCTGTGGAGAACCTGCAGAGTGAGGAGtccag CCGGCAGACGCTGCTGGTGCGGGTGAGCTGTGCGGAGCAGGCCGGGCTGCGGCACCTGCCCGGGGACCACCTGGGCGTGTTCCCCGCCAACCGCGAGGAGCTGGTGCGGGAGGTGCTGGAGCGCGTGGAGGACCCGCCGCCCCCCgagcagcccctggccatgGAGAGCCGCGACGGGGACCCCGCCG GCGGGTCCAGCCCCGGGCCCCgctgggtgctgcagccccGGCTGCCCCCCTGCACCCTGGCCCAGGCTCTCACCTTCTACCTGGACGTGGCGACCCCCCCGACCCcccagttcctgcagctcctgggctcgCTGGCGCAGGACCCCGCGGAGCGGGAGCGGCTGCAGCGCCTGGCGCAG GACGCGCGGCTGTACGAGGAGTGGAAGTGGTTCCGGTGCCCGACGCTGCCGGAGGTGCTGGCCGAGTTCCCGTCCGTGGCTCTGCCGGCCGcgctgctgctctcccagctcccgCTGCTCCAGCCCCGATACTACTCCATCAGCTCCGCGCCCGGCGCCCACCCGGGCGAGATCCACCTCACCGTGGCCGTCGTGACCTACCACAGCGAGA ACGGGCAGGGTCCCCTCCACTACGGCGTCTGCTCCACGTGGCTGGCGCGGCTGCAGCCGGGGGACACAGTGCCAGCCTTCATCCGGGG GGCCCCCTCGTTCCGGCTGCCGCCCACCCCCGACACCCCCTGCATCCTCGTGGGCCCCGGCACCGGAGTCGCGCCCTTCCGCAGCTTCTGGCAGCACCGGCTGCAGCTGCTGCGCGCCGgag GTGGCCCCCTGGGCCCCATGGTGCTGGTGTTCGGGTGCCGCTCGTCCGCCCTGGACCACATTTACCgtgaggagatggagcaggcGCGGGAGCAGGGCGCCCTCAGCCAGGTGCTCACGGCCTTCTCCCGTGAGCCCGGGACCCCCAAG acGTACGTGCAGGACGTGCTgcgggcacagctggcagccgAGGTGCACCAGGTGCTCTGCCAGCACGGGGGCCACATGTACGTGTGCGGGGACGTCACCATGGCCACCGAGGTGCTGCAGACCGTGCAGCACATCCTGGCCCAGGAAGGCGACATGACCCTGGGACAGGCGGGGGACTTCATCAGCGAGCTGAGG GACAAGAACCGCTACCACGAGGACATCTTCGGGCTGACGTTCCGCACGCAGGAGGTGGCCCTGCGCATCCGCAGCCAGTCCTTCTCCCTGCAGGAGCGGCGCCCGCCGGGCCCGCCCTGA